A genome region from Halorubellus sp. JP-L1 includes the following:
- a CDS encoding 3-oxoacyl-ACP synthase, which yields MTEVALTGLGTYVPDEVVTGEEIANASGIPEHVVVEKMGLREKRVCPSDDDHATDMSAKAAERALADADLDPADLDLVCYHGSEYKDHVVWSAAANVADRIGAGNAYATESYTLCAGAPIALRQVAAQIRAGDVERALLVAASREEDLVDYGNERSSFMFNFGSGASAFVVETASQPASDTDVAADRPASERARALVRESAAITDGSFSMDVVMPAGGSKHPPSRETVDAEEPMHTLDVPDPEGMKERLGEVSLQNYLDVADDALDASGYDRSDLDFVAVTHMKRSFHEYLLDELGVDVSTASYYLDEYGHVQSVDQALAVEEALASDPPRLEGGDVVLFLAAGTGYTWAATVIEWLD from the coding sequence ATGACTGAGGTCGCACTCACGGGCCTCGGAACGTACGTCCCCGACGAGGTCGTCACGGGCGAGGAGATCGCGAACGCGTCCGGAATCCCCGAGCACGTCGTCGTCGAGAAGATGGGGTTGCGCGAGAAGCGCGTCTGTCCGAGCGACGACGACCACGCGACGGACATGAGCGCGAAGGCGGCCGAGCGCGCGCTCGCGGACGCCGACCTCGACCCCGCGGACCTCGACCTCGTGTGCTACCACGGGAGCGAGTACAAGGACCACGTCGTGTGGTCCGCGGCCGCGAACGTCGCCGACCGCATCGGCGCCGGGAACGCGTACGCGACGGAGAGCTACACGCTCTGTGCGGGCGCTCCGATCGCCTTGCGGCAGGTCGCCGCGCAGATCCGCGCGGGCGACGTGGAGCGCGCGCTGCTGGTCGCGGCGAGCCGCGAGGAGGACCTCGTCGACTACGGGAACGAGCGCTCGTCGTTCATGTTCAACTTCGGGAGCGGCGCGAGCGCGTTCGTGGTGGAAACGGCCTCGCAGCCGGCGTCCGACACCGACGTGGCCGCGGACCGCCCGGCGAGCGAGCGCGCTCGCGCGCTCGTCCGGGAGTCCGCCGCGATCACGGACGGCTCGTTCTCGATGGACGTCGTCATGCCCGCCGGCGGGTCGAAGCACCCGCCGAGTCGCGAGACCGTCGACGCCGAGGAGCCGATGCACACGCTCGACGTCCCCGACCCCGAGGGCATGAAGGAACGGCTCGGAGAGGTGAGTCTGCAGAACTACCTCGACGTCGCGGACGACGCGCTCGACGCGAGCGGGTACGACCGGAGCGACCTCGACTTCGTCGCGGTCACGCACATGAAGCGGTCGTTCCACGAGTACCTCCTCGACGAACTCGGCGTCGACGTCTCGACTGCCAGTTACTACCTCGACGAGTACGGGCACGTCCAGAGCGTCGATCAGGCGCTCGCGGTCGAGGAAGCACTCGCGAGCGACCCGCCGCGACTCGAAGGCGGCGACGTCGTCCTCTTCCTCGCCGCCGGCACCGGCTACACGTGGGCGGCGACCGTCATCGAGTGGCTCGACTGA
- a CDS encoding branched-chain amino acid ABC transporter permease, producing MVAIFYFGLFAASFDFISGYTGYLSFGHAAFYGLGAYGVILVANGKLPLLGSQTPFMVTLLLMAVVAAVLAVLVGLVSFRLSGVYFAMITLGFSQILYVLFGSWNFVGENPRDGVAVLDHPEGFEVGVPFVDSLNLAIGQLQGDSVVYGLDMAKLGFDFLGFIDVTVDLGGTEVSYYMVGLIALLGYAAMQRIIHSPFGRVMIAIRENEERARAIGYDVYKVKLAAFAMSAFFGAIAGGLFAGFRRSVSPENSLYFLVAGDALLASVIGGFGTLAGPIFGRLFHISIEEFLSKTGSGGGLLPWLQETLGDGTMATETVGGVTVGEAVDTFLNGHAELYVGLVFVLFVLYVPNGLLGTLRDRMGGTVADQTAARIKRWADGARPADASADADAEGGDD from the coding sequence ATGGTCGCGATCTTCTACTTCGGGCTGTTCGCCGCGAGCTTCGACTTCATCTCCGGGTACACCGGCTACCTGTCGTTCGGGCACGCGGCGTTCTACGGCCTCGGCGCGTACGGCGTCATCCTCGTCGCGAACGGGAAGCTCCCGCTGCTCGGGAGCCAGACGCCGTTCATGGTGACGCTGCTATTGATGGCGGTCGTCGCCGCCGTCCTCGCCGTGCTCGTCGGCCTCGTCTCGTTCCGGCTGTCGGGCGTGTACTTCGCGATGATCACGCTCGGGTTCAGTCAGATCCTGTACGTACTGTTCGGGTCGTGGAACTTCGTCGGCGAGAACCCCCGGGACGGCGTCGCGGTCCTCGACCACCCCGAGGGGTTCGAGGTCGGTGTGCCGTTCGTCGACTCGCTGAACCTCGCGATCGGCCAGCTCCAGGGCGATTCGGTCGTGTACGGGCTGGACATGGCGAAGCTCGGGTTCGACTTCCTCGGGTTCATCGACGTCACCGTCGACCTCGGCGGGACCGAGGTGTCGTACTACATGGTCGGCCTGATCGCTCTCCTCGGGTACGCGGCGATGCAGCGCATCATCCACTCGCCGTTCGGGCGCGTGATGATCGCGATCCGCGAGAACGAGGAGCGCGCTCGCGCCATCGGGTACGACGTCTACAAGGTGAAGCTCGCGGCGTTCGCGATGAGCGCGTTCTTCGGCGCGATCGCCGGCGGCCTGTTCGCGGGCTTCCGGCGGTCGGTGAGCCCCGAGAACTCGCTGTACTTCCTCGTCGCCGGCGACGCCCTGCTGGCGTCGGTCATCGGCGGATTTGGGACGCTCGCCGGCCCGATCTTCGGGCGGCTGTTCCACATCAGCATCGAGGAGTTCCTCTCGAAGACGGGGAGCGGCGGCGGGCTCCTGCCGTGGCTCCAGGAGACGCTCGGCGACGGGACGATGGCGACGGAGACCGTCGGTGGCGTCACCGTCGGCGAGGCCGTCGACACGTTCCTGAACGGGCACGCCGAGCTCTACGTCGGGCTCGTGTTCGTGCTGTTCGTGCTGTACGTCCCGAACGGCCTGCTCGGCACGCTCCGGGACCGCATGGGCGGGACCGTCGCCGACCAGACCGCCGCCCGCATCAAGCGGTGGGCGGACGGCGCTCGGCCCGCGGACGCGAGTGCGGACGCCGACGCGGAGGGCGGTGATGACTGA
- a CDS encoding branched-chain amino acid ABC transporter permease — protein MDVATVVFAAFLDGLAGVPIVAIVGDFVEFLSPSNLAGVLVDGLAKAAVFALLAVGLTLIFGLMGVLNFAHGSFTIVGAYVAGLVMVLVVSSGDSIATRVALFFVAVVVAFAAVAALGGVVETKLIRPLYDRPPLYQILLTFGLTLVIDEVVRMIVDFYGLQPRSAWQEALGTRPDWFRENHTYFGLTVEGMDLFEIVLGVVVVAAVWLFLTRTRYGLFIRAGSEDSEMAEALGIDVRRVFTVVFGIGAGLTGVAGALLMWDPGWGASVTVGAEALLPAFVVVIVGGLGTFKGTVVAALVVGLADATMTWWFQNVLVTMSWLPEVVVFAILVAVLVVKPQGLYGVQEVGGH, from the coding sequence ATGGACGTCGCGACGGTCGTCTTCGCGGCGTTCCTCGACGGACTCGCTGGCGTCCCGATCGTGGCGATCGTCGGGGACTTCGTCGAGTTCCTCTCGCCGTCGAATCTCGCGGGCGTCCTCGTGGACGGGCTCGCGAAGGCGGCGGTGTTCGCGCTGCTCGCGGTCGGGTTGACGCTCATCTTCGGGTTGATGGGCGTCCTGAACTTCGCGCACGGGTCGTTCACGATCGTCGGCGCGTACGTCGCGGGCCTCGTGATGGTGCTCGTCGTGAGCAGTGGCGACAGTATCGCGACGCGCGTGGCGCTGTTCTTCGTCGCGGTCGTGGTCGCGTTCGCGGCCGTCGCCGCGCTCGGTGGCGTCGTCGAGACGAAGCTCATCCGGCCGCTGTACGACCGGCCGCCGCTCTACCAGATCCTGCTCACGTTCGGGTTGACGCTCGTCATCGACGAGGTCGTGCGGATGATCGTGGACTTCTACGGGCTCCAGCCCCGGAGCGCGTGGCAGGAGGCGCTCGGGACCAGGCCGGACTGGTTCCGCGAGAACCACACGTACTTCGGGCTGACCGTCGAGGGCATGGATCTCTTCGAGATCGTGCTGGGCGTGGTCGTCGTCGCCGCCGTCTGGCTGTTCCTCACCCGCACGCGGTACGGGCTGTTCATCCGCGCGGGCAGCGAGGACTCGGAGATGGCGGAGGCGCTCGGCATCGACGTCCGACGCGTGTTCACGGTCGTGTTCGGCATCGGTGCGGGCCTCACGGGCGTCGCCGGCGCGCTCCTCATGTGGGACCCCGGCTGGGGTGCGAGCGTCACCGTCGGCGCGGAGGCGCTCCTGCCGGCGTTCGTCGTCGTCATCGTCGGTGGCCTCGGGACGTTCAAGGGCACCGTCGTCGCGGCGCTCGTCGTCGGGCTCGCGGACGCGACGATGACGTGGTGGTTCCAGAACGTCCTCGTCACGATGAGCTGGCTGCCGGAGGTCGTCGTGTTCGCGATCCTCGTCGCGGTCCTCGTCGTGAAGCCACAGGGGCTCTACGGCGTCCAGGAGGTGGGGGGCCATTAG
- a CDS encoding ABC transporter ATP-binding protein codes for MEDVHAYYGESHVLEGVSLAVDRGETVALIGRNGVGKTTTLRAALQLTPPREGTVRLRGEDVTGEPTHELAHRGVGWIPEDRRMFEELTVAENVGVAVKEAERVDAKLEEALETFPELREHRDRKAGDLSGGQQQMVAIARGLVGENDLLLVDEPSEGLAPQIVQTVADALQRVSEEASLLLVEQNFPLAMDLADRFYLVDNGRVVESGSTEGVTADDERIRRYLA; via the coding sequence ATGGAGGACGTGCACGCGTACTACGGCGAGAGCCACGTCCTCGAGGGCGTGAGTCTCGCGGTCGACCGCGGGGAGACGGTCGCGCTCATCGGCCGGAACGGGGTCGGGAAGACGACGACGCTCCGCGCCGCACTCCAGTTGACGCCGCCGCGCGAAGGCACGGTTCGCCTGCGCGGGGAGGACGTCACGGGCGAGCCGACGCACGAGCTCGCGCACCGCGGCGTCGGGTGGATTCCCGAGGACCGGCGGATGTTCGAGGAGCTGACGGTCGCGGAGAACGTCGGCGTCGCGGTCAAGGAAGCCGAGCGGGTCGACGCGAAGCTCGAGGAGGCCCTGGAGACGTTCCCGGAACTCCGCGAGCACCGCGACCGGAAGGCCGGCGACCTCTCGGGCGGCCAGCAGCAGATGGTTGCGATCGCGCGCGGCCTCGTCGGCGAGAACGACCTCCTGCTCGTCGACGAGCCGAGCGAGGGGCTGGCGCCCCAGATCGTGCAGACGGTCGCGGACGCCCTACAGCGCGTCAGCGAGGAGGCATCGCTCCTGCTCGTCGAGCAGAACTTCCCGCTCGCGATGGACCTCGCGGACCGCTTCTACCTCGTCGACAACGGACGCGTCGTCGAGAGCGGGAGTACCGAGGGCGTGACCGCCGACGACGAACGCATCCGGAGGTATCTAGCGTGA
- a CDS encoding ABC transporter ATP-binding protein → MGQELLRTHGLEKHFGGVTAVDDVDFSLSTGETVALIGPNGAGKTTFFNLLTGSLAPSAGTVEFRDDGEWLDVTGLNTHETAQAGIHRSYQVTNIFPTSTVRENVRVAAQAHGSDTHRFWRHADGLEAYHEEAAAILDRVGLGALADRPAQALSHGEKRSLELAIALAGDPDLLLLDEPAAGVSSESVDDVVELIRDIAQDHAVLLVEHNMDVVMDLADRISVLHRGALIADGEPEAVRADERVREAYLGGYGSEDDVTASDSAGDDAGSDDDAATAGGGAA, encoded by the coding sequence ATGGGGCAGGAACTACTGCGAACGCACGGGCTGGAGAAGCACTTCGGTGGCGTGACGGCCGTGGACGACGTCGACTTCTCGCTGTCGACTGGCGAGACCGTCGCGCTCATCGGCCCGAACGGCGCGGGGAAGACGACCTTTTTCAACCTCCTGACGGGGTCGCTCGCGCCGTCTGCTGGGACCGTGGAGTTCCGCGACGACGGCGAGTGGCTGGACGTCACGGGCCTGAACACGCACGAGACGGCCCAGGCCGGCATCCACCGATCCTACCAGGTGACGAATATCTTCCCGACGAGTACGGTGCGCGAGAACGTCCGCGTCGCCGCGCAAGCGCACGGGTCGGACACGCACCGGTTCTGGCGGCACGCCGACGGCCTCGAGGCGTACCACGAGGAGGCGGCGGCGATCCTCGACCGCGTCGGCCTCGGCGCGCTCGCGGACCGGCCGGCGCAGGCGTTGAGTCACGGCGAGAAGCGCAGCCTGGAGCTCGCGATCGCGCTCGCGGGCGACCCGGACTTGCTCCTGCTCGACGAACCGGCTGCCGGCGTGTCGAGCGAGAGCGTCGACGACGTCGTCGAGCTGATCCGGGACATCGCGCAGGACCACGCGGTCCTGCTCGTCGAGCACAACATGGACGTCGTGATGGACCTCGCGGACCGCATCTCGGTCCTGCATCGCGGCGCGCTCATCGCGGACGGCGAGCCGGAAGCGGTCCGGGCGGACGAGCGCGTCCGCGAGGCGTACCTCGGTGGATACGGGAGCGAAGACGATGTGACTGCAAGCGATAGTGCCGGCGACGACGCGGGGAGCGACGACGACGCGGCCACGGCCGGCGGTGGTGCGGCGTGA